A DNA window from Theobroma cacao cultivar B97-61/B2 chromosome 5, Criollo_cocoa_genome_V2, whole genome shotgun sequence contains the following coding sequences:
- the LOC18599129 gene encoding breast cancer type 1 susceptibility protein homolog codes for MAEETTDTMNLDLNLGPAPETGSGSVSNESLNWDDLVDNPFDRIREAVRRRRWRWQQVEIPTATQNLSVELDQFMGNSGNVSTLQAGEGSVAAEERTSDVPKACENTNGFLEDEASEKKDDIEKGVSNDGSFFDCNICLDLAREPVVTCCGHLFCWSCLYRWLHVHSDARECPVCKGEVTAKTLTPIYGRANITHEPEEDSGLKIPSRPSARRVDSLRQTIQRTALNLPVEEMIRRLGSRFDLTRDLTPPQEANGARETTERANSILNRILTSRGLRGEQNTGVSLDDVDLTPSSTTGNEVMSSRVHSLYLQRQSQIRRTSRITSLTSALSSAERIVEAYFRSNPVGRNQEQPPAVDDRDSFSSIAAVINPESQMDTAVEIDSVVSLSASSSRRRNDASRVSDVDSGDSRAHRRRRLN; via the coding sequence ATGGCTGAGGAAACAACTGATACAATGAACCTTGATTTGAATCTGGGTCCAGCTCCTGAGACAGGGTCAGGATCAGTGTCGAATGAAAGCTTGAATTGGGATGATTTGGTTGATAACCCGTTTGATAGGATTAGAGAAGCTGTTAGGCGTAGGCGGTGGAGATGGCAGCAGGTTGAAATTCCTACTGCGACTCAGAACCTCTCTGTGGAATTGGATCAATTTATGGGGAATTCAGGCAATGTGAGCACGTTACAGGCAGGTGAGGGCAGTGTTGCTGCTGAGGAAAGAACGAGTGATGTACCCAAAGCATGTGAAAATACCAATGGATTTTTGGAAGATGAGGCTTCAGAAAAAAAGGATGATATTGAGAAGGGTGTTAGCAATGATGGGAGCTTTTTTGATTGTAACATATGCCTGGATTTGGCTCGGGAACCTGTTGTAACTTGTTGTGGACACTTGTTTTGTTGGTCTTGCCTCTATCGATGGTTACATGTGCATTCAGATGCAAGGGAATGTCCTGTCTGCAAAGGAGAGGTGACTGCTAAAACTCTGACCCCAATTTATGGTCGGGCGAACATTACCCATGAGCCGGAAGAGGACTCAGGTCTTAAAATCCCTTCTCGGCCCAGTGCACGGCGGGTGGACAGTTTGAGGCAAACTATTCAAAGGACTGCTTTAAATCTCCCAGTGGAGGAGATGATTCGCCGTCTTGGAAGCAGATTTGATTTGACCCGTGACCTGACTCCACCACAGGAGGCCAATGGTGCGCGGGAAACTACAGAAAGAGCTAATTCCATCCTTAACAGGATTTTGACATCTCGAGGATTGCGGGGAGAGCAAAATACTGGTGTGTCCCTTGATGATGTGGACTTGACACCTAGCAGCACAACTGGTAATGAGGTTATGTCCTCCCGGGTTCATTCTTTGTATCTTCAAAGACAATCACAAATTCGAAGGACATCAAGAATAACTTCTCTGACATCTGCACTGAGTTCAGCAGAAAGGATAGTTGAGGCATATTTTCGAAGCAACCCAGTGGGAAGAAATCAGGAGCAGCCACCAGCAGTTGATGATAGAGATTCTTTCTCAAGCATTGCTGCTGTAATAAACCCGGAGAGTCAAATGGACACTGCTGTCGAAATAGACTCTGTGGTATCACTTTCAGCTTCCTCTTCTAGAAGAAGAAACGATGCTTCAAGGGTTTCAGATGTTGATAGTGGTGACTCTCGTGCACATAGAAGGAGACGACTGAACTAG